One window from the genome of Populus alba chromosome 15, ASM523922v2, whole genome shotgun sequence encodes:
- the LOC118057284 gene encoding phospholipase A1-IIgamma, with protein sequence MASIADNWKDFSGAKNWEGLLDHPINTDFRRYLIHYGERVGAIGDAFNYVKASDSYALSRYPPEEFFMNVNLQNGNPFKYQVTKYFYLKSEDIAEVLELDLEGSAWIGYVAVTTDEGQRVLGRRDILVCWRGTILASEWSQDFQFDLTPASDIFGETNNPKVHHGFHNVYVAKSSKSKYNKTSAREQVLAEVRRLVDMYALNGEEVSITVAGHSLGAALATLNGVDMVANGFNKPSGSDIGFPVTVFAYASPRVGDQGFQDVFNGLTTDLHVLRIKNSKDIIPRLPPVFLLGYQDVGEKLEIDSTKSPYLKDPKAEPHNLELYLHTIAGYQGQEEEFKLVVDRDIALLNKSLDLLQDKYNIPPKWWNVKNNGMIQIDNGFWKLNDYVPDPPTEDDVEGIILSLENSILSPA encoded by the exons ATGGCAAGCATAGCAGATAACTGGAAGGATTTCAGTGGTGCAAAGAACTGGGAGGGTCTTTTGGACCACCCTATCAACACTGATTTCCGCCGTTATCTTATTCACTATGGTGAAAGGGTTGGAGCTATCGGCGATGCCTTCAACTACGTGAAGGCATCGGATTCATACGCGCTTTCCCGTTATCCACCAGAAGAATTTTTCATGAATGTGAATCTACAGAACGGAAATCCATTCAAATACCAAGTAACCAAGTACTTCTATTTGAAATCAGAAGACATTGCAGAGGTCCTCGAACTGGATCTCGAAGGGTCTGCCTGGATCGGTTACGTGGCTGTAACAACCGATGAAGGCCAGAGAGTGTTAGGGAGAAGGGATATTTTGGTATGCTGGAGAGGAACAATCCTGGCCTCGGAATGGTCACAGGATTTTCAATTCGATTTAACACCAGCTTCTGACATTTTTGGAGAGACCAACAATCCCAAGGTGCATCATGGTTTTCACAATGTATATGTGGCCAAAAGTTCGAAGTCCAAATACAACAAGACCAGCGCTAGGGAGcag GTTCTTGCTGAGGTCAGGAGACTTGTGGACATGTATGCTCTCAACGGAGAGGAAGTGAGCATAACCGTGGCAGGCCATAGCTTAGGTGCAGCACTTGCAACATTGAATGGCGTGGACATGGTTGCCAATGGTTTTAACAAGCCATCTGGTTCGGACATAGGATTTCCTGTCACAGTCTTTGCATATGCGAGTCCCCGCGTCGGAGATCAAGGCTTCCAAGATGTATTCAATGGTCTCACCACCGATCTTCATGTGTTGCGTATAAAAAACTCGAAAGATATTATTCCTCGTCTTCCACCAGTATTTTTGCTGGGCTACCAAGATGTAGGTGAAAAACTGGAAATTGACAGTACCAAGTCCCCGTACCTCAAGGATCCCAAGGCGGAACCCCATAATTTAGAGCTTTATCTACATACAATAGCAGGTTACCAAGGGCAAGAAGAAGAGTTCAAGTTAGTGGTCGATCGTGATATAGCACTGCTAAACAAATCTCTGGACTTATTGCAGGACAAGTATAACATACCCCCTAAATGGTGGAACGTGAAGAACAATGGTATGATCCAAATAGACAACGGATTCTGGAAGTTGAATGATTATGTGCCGGATCCTCCTACTGAAGATGACGTTGAGGGGATCATCCTCTCACTGGAAAACAGTATTCTGTCGCCGGCATGA
- the LOC118057202 gene encoding probable membrane-associated kinase regulator 6 — protein sequence MEASQPLSIESFSYSWLANLKPSLESLDSSFRASLDASDEASFIEMDPRMPPSKRFFRNSQDFKFDFPVSQSPLTLVHADELFSNGYVMPLFVDPLTIEPYEVSDSTAALPTSSHPPKTVVSGCKPRRCSSLRRCRRVSKQIIQKYLDFLRPFYRRFRGHRSSSRAENIDSKVQVMNSWVYSAETSPRISVANSVDDCWRRSCDSESSIYEAVLHCKRSNGK from the exons ATGGAAGCTTCACAGCCTCTCTCTATTGAAAGCTTTTCATATAGTTGGTTAGCTAACCTGAAACCATCTCTGGAAAGCCTAGACAGTTCTTTCAGGGCCTCGCTTGATGCATCAGATGAAGCTTCATTCATCGAGATGGACCCAAGAATGCCGCCATCGAAGAGATTCTTCAGAAATTCTCAGGACTTCAAATTTGACTTCCCCGTTTCACAATCTCCTCTTACTCTTGTTCATGCTGACGAGCTCTTCTCCAATGGCTATGTCATGCCTCTCTTTGTCGATCCATTAACGATAGAGCCTTATGAAGTCTCAGATTCAACCGCAGCCCTTCCTACCTCTTCACATCCCCCAAAAACTGTGGTTTCAGGTTGTAAACCTCGTCGCTGCTCTTCACTGAGAAGGTGCAGGAGAGTGTCAAAGCAAATAATTCAGAAGTACTTGGATTTTCTTAGGCCATTTTATCGAAGATTTCGAGGCCACAGGTCAAGTTCTAGAGCTGAAAATATTGATTCAAAAGTTCAGGTAATGAACAGCTGGGTATATTCAGCAGAAACATCTCCAAGAATCAGTGTAGCTAATTCTGTCGACGATTGTTGGCGAAGATCTTGTGATTCTGAGAGCTCTATTTATGAGGCAGTTCTCCATTGCAAAAGATCAAATG ggAAATAA
- the LOC118057188 gene encoding S-type anion channel SLAH2 isoform X2, protein MMENSRNVDLEKQILPEALPALIQYITSKEVEGFDGIQLNKILNNQLQPSDSQPFSSSAMGSDTAAFENQTDESQPIHLQRKHSVSISLPASPIAASSRKAKKVLFKEDGEKTFVYGNPDSSAASKIVDTPPKQVKFHSQPMAKGTAAFEVALDVPNHPNNHPSLKKLQDKRYDSFKTWSGKLERQITNVRVRPREDSTEKTAGPKAEKDALPVDRYFDALEGPELETLRPSEQIVLPDDNTWPFLLRFPISSFGICLGVSSQAIMWKTLATSASTKFLHISIYVNLVLWCIAVALVVIIGSIYLLKMIVYFEAVRREYYHPIRVNFFFAPWIALLFLAIGMPPSLAEDLHAALWYVLMTPFLILELKIYGQWMSGGRRRLSKVANPTNHLSIVGNFVGALLGASMGLKEGPLFFFAVGLAHYTVLFVTLYQRLPTNETLPKELHPVFFLFVAAPSVASMAWAKIQGSFDYGSRIPYFIALFLYFTLAVRVNFFRGFKFSLSWWAYTFPMTGAAIATIRYSNEVTNVVTQVLAVIFSAVSTLTVSALLVSTIVHAFVLQDLFPNDMAIAISNRKPRQHHQRKWFHLRRGSSDENEIEHYLKFTNSDGKDIESSLHPTTSSSDSSH, encoded by the exons ATGATGGAAAACAGCAGAAATGTAGATTTAGAGAAGCAGATTTTGCCAGAAGCACTTCCTGCGCTCATCCAATACATCACATCAAAGGAAGTGGAGGGCTTTGATGGCATTCAACTAAATAAAATCTTGAACAATCAGCTTCAACCAAGTGATTCTCAACCTTTTAGTTCATCAGCTATG GGAAGTGATACTGCTGCCTTTGAGAACCAAACTGATGAATCTCAACCCATCCACCTTCAAAGGAAGCATTCTGTTTCCATCAGCTTGCCAGCTTCTCCCATAGCAGCAAGCTCAAGGAAGGCAAAAAAGGTCCTTTTCAAAGAAGATGGTGAAAAAACCTTTGTTTATGGAAATCCAGATTCTTCTGCTGCATCTAAAATTGTCGATACACCACCTAAGCAAGTTAAATTCCACTCTCAACCAATGGCTAAGGGAACTGCTGCATTTGAGGTTGCACTTGACGTTCCAAACCATCCTAATAACCATCCCAGCTTGAAAAAGTTACAGGATAAAAGATACGATTCTTTCAAAACATGGTCTGGGAAACTTGAGAGGCAGATAACAAACGTACGTGTGAGGCCGCGAGAAGATTCAACAGAGAAGACTGCTGGCCCAAAAGCAGAGAAAGATGCTTTACCTGTAGACCGATACTTTGACGCGTTGGAAGGGCCTGAGTTGGAAACTCTTAGG CCTTCGGAACAAATAGTGCTACCAGATGATAATACATGGCCATTTCTTCTCCGTTTTCCCATCTCTTCATTCGGTATCTGTCTTGGGGTTAGCAGCCAAGCAATAATGTGGAAAACCCTGGCCACCTCTGCCTCCACAAAATTTCTCCACATAAGCATCTACGTAAATCTTGTCCTATGGTGCATCGCTGTTGCTCTTGTAGTCATCATTGGTTCCATATACCTTCTGAAAATGATTGTCTACTTTGAAGCAGTTCGTCGTGAGTACTACCACCCAATCCGAGTGAACTTCTTTTTTGCACCATGGATAGCTCTGCTATTCTTAGCTATTGGAATGCCTCCTTCCCTTGCCGAAGACCTGCATGCAGCGCTTTGGTATGTTCTCATGACTCCATTCCTCATTCTGGAGCTTAAAATATATGGACAGTGGATGTCCGGAGGACGGAGAAGGCTTTCAAAGGTGGCAAATCCTACAAACCATCTGTCGATTGTTGGGAACTTTGTGGGGGCACTGTTGGGTGCATCAATGGGATTAAAAGAAGGGCCTTTATTCTTCTTTGCAGTCGGGTTGGCTCACTATACAGTCCTATTTGTAACTCTGTACCAGAGACTTCCGACAAATGAGACACTCCCCAAGGAGCTCCATCCAGTTTTCTTTCTGTTTGTTGCAGCTCCAAGTGTGGCTTCCATGGCATGGGCAAAAATTCAAGGTTCATTTGATTATGGATCACGGATTCCTTACTTCATTGCCCTATTCCTTTATTTCACACTG GCAGTCCGTGTTAATTTTTTCCGAGGATTTAA GTTTTCATTGTCATGGTGGGCATACACTTTCCCCATGACCGGCGCTGCCATTGCGACCATCAGGTACTCGAATGAAGTCACGAATGTAGTCACCCAAGTTCTTGCCGTCATATTCTCAGCTGTTTCCACACTCACTGTATCGGCTCTCCTTGTATCGACAATAGTGCACGCATTCGTACTCCAGGACCTCTTCCCTAATGACATGGCCATCGCTATCAGCAACAGGAAACCAAGACAGCATCACCAGAGGAAGTGGTTCCATCTAAGACGTGGAAGCTCGGATGAAAATGAGATTGAACATTACTTAAAGTTCACAAACTCAGATGGTAAGGATATAGAATCTTCTCTACACCCCACCACTTCCAGCTCAGATAGTAGTCATTGA
- the LOC118057188 gene encoding S-type anion channel SLAH2 isoform X1: MMENSRNVDLEKQILPEALPALIQYITSKEVEGFDGIQLNKILNNQLQPSDSQPFSSSAMQGSDTAAFENQTDESQPIHLQRKHSVSISLPASPIAASSRKAKKVLFKEDGEKTFVYGNPDSSAASKIVDTPPKQVKFHSQPMAKGTAAFEVALDVPNHPNNHPSLKKLQDKRYDSFKTWSGKLERQITNVRVRPREDSTEKTAGPKAEKDALPVDRYFDALEGPELETLRPSEQIVLPDDNTWPFLLRFPISSFGICLGVSSQAIMWKTLATSASTKFLHISIYVNLVLWCIAVALVVIIGSIYLLKMIVYFEAVRREYYHPIRVNFFFAPWIALLFLAIGMPPSLAEDLHAALWYVLMTPFLILELKIYGQWMSGGRRRLSKVANPTNHLSIVGNFVGALLGASMGLKEGPLFFFAVGLAHYTVLFVTLYQRLPTNETLPKELHPVFFLFVAAPSVASMAWAKIQGSFDYGSRIPYFIALFLYFTLAVRVNFFRGFKFSLSWWAYTFPMTGAAIATIRYSNEVTNVVTQVLAVIFSAVSTLTVSALLVSTIVHAFVLQDLFPNDMAIAISNRKPRQHHQRKWFHLRRGSSDENEIEHYLKFTNSDGKDIESSLHPTTSSSDSSH; this comes from the exons ATGATGGAAAACAGCAGAAATGTAGATTTAGAGAAGCAGATTTTGCCAGAAGCACTTCCTGCGCTCATCCAATACATCACATCAAAGGAAGTGGAGGGCTTTGATGGCATTCAACTAAATAAAATCTTGAACAATCAGCTTCAACCAAGTGATTCTCAACCTTTTAGTTCATCAGCTATG CAGGGAAGTGATACTGCTGCCTTTGAGAACCAAACTGATGAATCTCAACCCATCCACCTTCAAAGGAAGCATTCTGTTTCCATCAGCTTGCCAGCTTCTCCCATAGCAGCAAGCTCAAGGAAGGCAAAAAAGGTCCTTTTCAAAGAAGATGGTGAAAAAACCTTTGTTTATGGAAATCCAGATTCTTCTGCTGCATCTAAAATTGTCGATACACCACCTAAGCAAGTTAAATTCCACTCTCAACCAATGGCTAAGGGAACTGCTGCATTTGAGGTTGCACTTGACGTTCCAAACCATCCTAATAACCATCCCAGCTTGAAAAAGTTACAGGATAAAAGATACGATTCTTTCAAAACATGGTCTGGGAAACTTGAGAGGCAGATAACAAACGTACGTGTGAGGCCGCGAGAAGATTCAACAGAGAAGACTGCTGGCCCAAAAGCAGAGAAAGATGCTTTACCTGTAGACCGATACTTTGACGCGTTGGAAGGGCCTGAGTTGGAAACTCTTAGG CCTTCGGAACAAATAGTGCTACCAGATGATAATACATGGCCATTTCTTCTCCGTTTTCCCATCTCTTCATTCGGTATCTGTCTTGGGGTTAGCAGCCAAGCAATAATGTGGAAAACCCTGGCCACCTCTGCCTCCACAAAATTTCTCCACATAAGCATCTACGTAAATCTTGTCCTATGGTGCATCGCTGTTGCTCTTGTAGTCATCATTGGTTCCATATACCTTCTGAAAATGATTGTCTACTTTGAAGCAGTTCGTCGTGAGTACTACCACCCAATCCGAGTGAACTTCTTTTTTGCACCATGGATAGCTCTGCTATTCTTAGCTATTGGAATGCCTCCTTCCCTTGCCGAAGACCTGCATGCAGCGCTTTGGTATGTTCTCATGACTCCATTCCTCATTCTGGAGCTTAAAATATATGGACAGTGGATGTCCGGAGGACGGAGAAGGCTTTCAAAGGTGGCAAATCCTACAAACCATCTGTCGATTGTTGGGAACTTTGTGGGGGCACTGTTGGGTGCATCAATGGGATTAAAAGAAGGGCCTTTATTCTTCTTTGCAGTCGGGTTGGCTCACTATACAGTCCTATTTGTAACTCTGTACCAGAGACTTCCGACAAATGAGACACTCCCCAAGGAGCTCCATCCAGTTTTCTTTCTGTTTGTTGCAGCTCCAAGTGTGGCTTCCATGGCATGGGCAAAAATTCAAGGTTCATTTGATTATGGATCACGGATTCCTTACTTCATTGCCCTATTCCTTTATTTCACACTG GCAGTCCGTGTTAATTTTTTCCGAGGATTTAA GTTTTCATTGTCATGGTGGGCATACACTTTCCCCATGACCGGCGCTGCCATTGCGACCATCAGGTACTCGAATGAAGTCACGAATGTAGTCACCCAAGTTCTTGCCGTCATATTCTCAGCTGTTTCCACACTCACTGTATCGGCTCTCCTTGTATCGACAATAGTGCACGCATTCGTACTCCAGGACCTCTTCCCTAATGACATGGCCATCGCTATCAGCAACAGGAAACCAAGACAGCATCACCAGAGGAAGTGGTTCCATCTAAGACGTGGAAGCTCGGATGAAAATGAGATTGAACATTACTTAAAGTTCACAAACTCAGATGGTAAGGATATAGAATCTTCTCTACACCCCACCACTTCCAGCTCAGATAGTAGTCATTGA